The DNA region GGGCGCGGGGGCTGTCGCGTACGAGTCCGCGCACAGGTCTGCGTACGAGTCGCTGCCGGCTGGTGGTCATCGCGGGTTCCTGTCGAGTGCGGGGCTGTGCGGTGCGGTGCTCGGTACCGGGTGCGTACGGGCCGAGGGCCGCCCCTGTGTCGGCGAGCGGCCCTCGGTGGAGGCGGTCAGACGGTTGTGAAGTCCTGCCTTGTCTCCTCTTCTTCGGTACGTGCCGCAATGGGGGCCTCGGTGGGCACCGCGGTGGAGGTCCCGTCCTTCGTGGCCTGCGGCGGCGCGGCCCGGTGGCTGAGGGCCTCGCCCTCGACGTCCACGCGGGGCAGGATCCGGTCCAGCCGGCGGGGCATCCACCAGGCGGCCTTGCCGAGGAGGGCGAGGACGGCCGGGACGAGGGCCATGCGGACGACGAAGGCGTCGAAGAGAACGGCGATGGCGAGCCCGAAGCCGATCATCTTGATCATGGATTCGCCGGCCCCGATGAACCCGGAGAAGACCGCCATCATGATCAGCGCGGCGGCCACCACGACCCGGGCGCTGTACCGGAAGCCGGTCCGGATCGCCTGGCTCGGACTGTCCCCGTGGACGTACGCCTCCCGCATCCGGGCGACCAGGAACACCTCGTAGTCCATGGCCAGTCCGAACACGATGCCCACCAGGAAGATCGGCATCATGCTCATGATCGGGCCGGTCGTCTCGACCCCGAGGAGTCCGGCGCCCCAGCCCCACTGGAAGACCGCGACGACGGAACCGAGGGCCGCGAGCACCGAGAGGAGGAAGCCGACGGCCGCCTTGATCGGGACGAGCACGGACCGGAACACGATCATCAGCAGCAGGATGGCCAGGCCCACGACCAGGATCAGGTACGGGATCAGCGCGTCCTGGGTCTTCTGGGCGACGTCGATGTTCAGCGCGGTGGTGCCGGTGACCTCGAACTCCGCGCCGGTCGAGGCCTCGGTGGCGGGACGGTCGGCCCTGATGCTCTTCACCAGGTCCTGGGTCTGCTCGCTGGTGGGTGCCGTGGACGGGATCGCGGAGAACACGGCGGTGTCGCCGGCCGAGTTGAACCGGGCCGGTGAGACGGACACGATCCCGTCGGTGGCCCCGATCCTCTTCTCGATCGTACGGACGGCGGTCTTCGGGTTCTCGGCGTTCCTGGCGTCCACGACGACGGTGAGGGGCCCGTTGAAGCCAGGGCCGAAACCGGCGGCGAGGTCGTCGTAGGCGCGGCGTTCGGTGGTGGAGGTGGGCTTGGCCTCGGCTCCCGGCATGCCCAGTTGGAGGTCCATGACGGGTATCGCGAGTGCGCCGAGTCCGACGACGGAGGCGATCAGGACGGGCACGGGGCGGCGCAGGACGAAGCGTGCCCAGCGGCTGCCGCCGTTGTTCTCGCCGCCCTCCTTGATACGTCCGTTCCTGCGGGCCCTGCGCGAGAGAACGGCGTTGGGCCAGAAGCCGAGGACGGCCGGGACCAGGGTCAGTGCGATGAGCACTCCGACGACGACCGCGCCGGCGGCGGCGAGACCCATCTTGGTGAGCATCGGGATGCCGACCACCGAGAGCCCGGCCAGCGCGATGACGACGGTGAGCCCGGCGAAGACGACGGCGGATCCGGCGGTACCGGTGGCGAGCCCGGCCGCTTCCTTCGGGGAGTGGCCCTTGGCGCGCTCCTCGCGGTAGCGGGAGACGATGAACACGGCGTAGTCGATGCCGCAGGCGAGGCCCAGCATGGTCGCGAGGGTGCCGGTCGTGGACGACAGACCGAACGCGCTGGCCAGCGCCATGATCGACGCCATGCTGACGCCGACGCCGAGGATCGCGGTGAGAAGGGGAAGACCGGCGGCGGCGAGCGATCCGAAGGTGAT from Streptomyces sp. NBC_00258 includes:
- a CDS encoding MMPL family transporter gives rise to the protein MATFLYRLGRLAFRRRWYVTFLWVAVLAAVGFGAAKAPAAPDATNSMPGIESQKAFDLMEQRFPGTEADGATARIVFVAPDGQKITAADNRKAVDTLVERAADGPQVASAVNPFKAEAVSKDGTTAYATVTYKAAADDLTDAAKDRLESAIERARDAGLTVEAGGTALETQPSAGGSAEAIGIAIAAFVLLITFGSLAAAGLPLLTAILGVGVSMASIMALASAFGLSSTTGTLATMLGLACGIDYAVFIVSRYREERAKGHSPKEAAGLATGTAGSAVVFAGLTVVIALAGLSVVGIPMLTKMGLAAAGAVVVGVLIALTLVPAVLGFWPNAVLSRRARRNGRIKEGGENNGGSRWARFVLRRPVPVLIASVVGLGALAIPVMDLQLGMPGAEAKPTSTTERRAYDDLAAGFGPGFNGPLTVVVDARNAENPKTAVRTIEKRIGATDGIVSVSPARFNSAGDTAVFSAIPSTAPTSEQTQDLVKSIRADRPATEASTGAEFEVTGTTALNIDVAQKTQDALIPYLILVVGLAILLLMIVFRSVLVPIKAAVGFLLSVLAALGSVVAVFQWGWGAGLLGVETTGPIMSMMPIFLVGIVFGLAMDYEVFLVARMREAYVHGDSPSQAIRTGFRYSARVVVAAALIMMAVFSGFIGAGESMIKMIGFGLAIAVLFDAFVVRMALVPAVLALLGKAAWWMPRRLDRILPRVDVEGEALSHRAAPPQATKDGTSTAVPTEAPIAARTEEEETRQDFTTV